Proteins co-encoded in one Arthrobacter globiformis genomic window:
- the thiO gene encoding glycine oxidase ThiO has product MNPGTSGEECAAASLEADVAVIGGGVVGHGIAWEARRSGRSVVLIDEAPGSGASWAAAGMLAPVSELHYQEEGLLELMLESSAGWPEFAATLTAGEDAGYLTTPTLAVGADPADRRALMDLREVQRTHGLEVEPLTIREARSREPLLSPAISCALDIPADHQVDPRRLVRAIAAGLASRGQEIAAAKGYAVREHAAGLLWDGGRVCGVRLARGGSVRAAETVVANGLAAAQLQNLPEGLQLPLRPVYGDILRLRVPAHLQPLLTATVRGMVRGVPVYIVPRRDGTVVIGATQREDGVPGTSAGGVYQLLRDAQVLLPAVAELELLEATARARPGTPDNAPLLGRVPARGEGPRTDVAGLIIATGFFRHGVLLTPAAAVICRQLMDGITDPRWAAFRPGRFSPGLPDPVGAAVALSPAPG; this is encoded by the coding sequence GTGAACCCTGGAACAAGCGGCGAAGAATGTGCCGCCGCAAGTCTTGAGGCAGATGTGGCCGTCATCGGCGGCGGCGTGGTGGGCCACGGCATCGCTTGGGAGGCACGGCGCTCCGGCCGCTCGGTGGTGCTGATAGATGAGGCCCCCGGCAGCGGCGCAAGCTGGGCTGCGGCCGGCATGCTCGCTCCGGTCAGCGAATTGCATTACCAGGAGGAAGGGCTCCTGGAACTGATGCTGGAGTCCTCCGCCGGATGGCCGGAGTTTGCCGCCACCCTCACCGCTGGCGAGGACGCCGGGTACCTGACGACGCCGACCCTTGCAGTGGGTGCCGATCCCGCCGACCGCCGTGCCCTGATGGACCTGCGGGAGGTGCAGCGGACCCACGGCCTGGAGGTTGAACCGCTGACCATCCGCGAGGCACGTTCCCGGGAGCCGCTGCTCAGCCCCGCGATCTCCTGCGCCCTGGACATCCCCGCGGACCACCAGGTGGATCCGCGAAGACTCGTCCGGGCGATTGCTGCCGGCCTGGCCAGCCGTGGCCAGGAGATTGCCGCAGCAAAGGGATACGCCGTGCGTGAGCACGCCGCCGGCCTGCTCTGGGACGGCGGGCGGGTCTGCGGGGTCCGGCTGGCCCGGGGCGGGTCCGTCAGGGCGGCCGAGACGGTGGTGGCCAACGGCCTGGCCGCGGCCCAGCTGCAGAACCTCCCGGAAGGCCTGCAGCTGCCGCTGCGCCCGGTCTACGGAGACATCCTCAGGCTCAGGGTCCCTGCACACCTGCAGCCCCTGCTCACCGCAACAGTCCGCGGCATGGTGCGCGGCGTTCCGGTCTACATCGTGCCCCGCCGGGACGGGACGGTGGTGATCGGCGCCACCCAGCGCGAGGACGGCGTACCGGGCACCAGCGCCGGCGGCGTCTACCAGCTGCTGCGCGACGCACAGGTCCTGCTGCCGGCAGTCGCCGAGCTTGAGCTCCTTGAAGCCACGGCGCGGGCGCGGCCGGGCACACCGGACAACGCGCCGCTGCTCGGCCGGGTGCCGGCCCGTGGGGAGGGGCCCCGGACGGACGTGGCCGGCCTCATCATCGCCACCGGCTTCTTCCGCCACGGCGTCCTGCTGACCCCGGCGGCCGCAGTGATCTGCCGCCAGCTCATGGACGGCATCACGGACCCGCGCTGGGCCGCGTTCCGGCCGGGCCGGTTTTCCCCCGGGCTCCCGGACCCGGTGGGAGCGGCCGTTGCACTCAGCCCTGCCCCGGGCTGA
- the thiE gene encoding thiamine phosphate synthase, with product MTQHSAHTAARLYLCTDARKDRGDFADFVDAAFAGGVDIIQLRDKNIEAAEELELLEIVHAAARRHGRLWAVNDRADIASITGAPVFHIGQKDLPLRAARKLLHDSTVIGLSTHSTDQVDAAIDAAHGRSGLDYFCVGPLWATPTKPGRAAVGLDLVRYAAEAVRTANEERVGGLLLPWFAIGGIDRTNVEQVLAAGASRIVVVRAITEAPDPAAAAAELLDALNATSPAVVS from the coding sequence ATGACCCAGCACTCTGCCCACACCGCCGCCCGCCTGTACCTCTGCACCGACGCCCGCAAGGACCGCGGGGACTTTGCAGACTTCGTGGACGCGGCGTTTGCCGGCGGCGTGGACATCATCCAGCTGCGGGACAAGAACATCGAGGCGGCCGAGGAACTCGAGCTGCTGGAAATCGTCCACGCCGCCGCCCGCAGGCACGGCCGGCTCTGGGCCGTGAACGACCGCGCCGATATCGCGTCCATCACTGGCGCACCGGTGTTCCACATCGGCCAGAAGGACTTGCCCCTCCGCGCCGCCCGGAAGCTGCTGCACGATTCCACCGTGATCGGACTGTCCACCCACAGCACGGATCAGGTGGATGCCGCCATCGACGCCGCGCATGGGCGCAGCGGCCTGGACTATTTCTGTGTGGGTCCGCTGTGGGCCACGCCCACCAAACCCGGGCGCGCCGCCGTCGGGCTCGACCTGGTGCGCTATGCGGCGGAGGCTGTCCGCACTGCGAACGAGGAACGGGTCGGCGGCCTGCTGCTGCCCTGGTTCGCGATCGGCGGGATCGACCGCACCAATGTCGAGCAGGTCCTGGCGGCCGGAGCAAGCCGGATCGTCGTCGTGCGGGCGATCACCGAGGCACCTGACCCGGCGGCCGCCGCGGCGGAACTGCTCGACGCCCTCAACGCAACGTCCCCGGCGGTGGTCTCCTAG
- the thiS gene encoding sulfur carrier protein ThiS codes for MNITLNGIEQEVGEGASVTSLVSQVTGRRLSADGQAVDGQRLGVAVARNAAVVPRSQWHSTALAEGDEIELVTAVQGG; via the coding sequence ATGAATATCACTCTGAACGGTATCGAACAGGAAGTAGGCGAGGGTGCGTCGGTGACCTCGCTCGTCAGCCAGGTCACGGGGCGCCGCCTGTCCGCCGACGGGCAGGCCGTCGACGGCCAGCGACTGGGTGTGGCGGTGGCGCGCAATGCAGCCGTCGTGCCGCGCAGCCAGTGGCACAGCACCGCCCTCGCCGAGGGCGATGAGATCGAACTGGTCACGGCAGTCCAGGGAGGATGA
- a CDS encoding DNA-methyltransferase — MTETVWAPDGSNLVVHADNADFLPTLPDGAFTLIYVDPPFNTGRAQQRQETRMVLNADGDGDRVGFKGRSYDTIKGALHRYDDAFSDYWSFLEPRLVEAWRLLADDGTLYLHLDYREVHYAKVMLDAIFGRECFLNEIIWAYDYGARAKNRWPTKHDNILVYVKNPAKYHFNSAEVDREPYMAPGLVTPAKRELGKLPTDVWWHTIVSPTGKEKTGYPTQKPEGLVRRVVAASSRPGDWCLDFFAGSGTLGAVAAKMGRRFVCVDQNQPAIDVMAKRLGAHAEIASCPPA, encoded by the coding sequence ATGACTGAAACTGTCTGGGCGCCGGACGGCAGCAACCTGGTGGTGCACGCGGATAACGCGGACTTCCTCCCCACGCTGCCGGACGGCGCCTTCACGCTCATTTACGTGGACCCGCCCTTCAACACCGGCCGGGCCCAGCAGCGCCAGGAAACAAGGATGGTGCTGAACGCCGACGGCGACGGGGACCGGGTGGGCTTCAAGGGCCGCTCCTACGACACGATTAAGGGCGCCCTGCACCGGTATGACGACGCCTTCAGCGACTACTGGTCCTTCCTCGAACCGCGCCTGGTGGAGGCCTGGCGGCTCCTGGCCGACGACGGTACCCTGTACCTGCACCTTGACTACCGCGAGGTGCACTACGCCAAGGTCATGTTGGACGCCATCTTTGGCCGGGAATGCTTCCTCAACGAGATCATCTGGGCCTACGACTATGGCGCGCGCGCCAAAAACCGCTGGCCCACCAAACACGACAACATCCTCGTCTACGTCAAAAACCCGGCCAAGTACCACTTCAACAGCGCCGAGGTGGACCGGGAGCCCTACATGGCCCCGGGGCTTGTGACTCCGGCCAAACGTGAGCTGGGCAAGCTCCCCACCGACGTCTGGTGGCACACCATCGTCTCCCCCACGGGCAAGGAAAAGACCGGCTACCCCACGCAGAAACCCGAGGGCCTGGTGCGCCGCGTGGTGGCTGCGTCGAGCCGTCCGGGTGACTGGTGCCTCGATTTCTTCGCCGGTTCCGGCACGCTCGGCGCCGTGGCGGCCAAGATGGGGCGCAGGTTCGTCTGCGTGGACCAGAACCAGCCGGCCATCGACGTCATGGCCAAGCGGCTCGGAGCGCATGCCGAAATCGCGTCCTGCCCGCCCGCGTAG
- a CDS encoding thiazole synthase, which produces MAETLIETADSLVIDGVEMTSRLIMGTGGAPSLDGLGSALIASGTQLTTVAMRRYSPAETGSLFQLLVDHNIRVLPNTAGCFTARDAVMTAELAREALETDWVKLEVIADEHTLLPDAVELVDATEQLVNRGFKVFAYTNDDPVLALRLENLGASAVMPLGAPIGTGLGILNPHNIELIVSRASIPVVLDAGIGTASDAALAMELGCDAVLLATAVTRAQNPALMAEAFKHAVIAGRLARAAGRIPRREHALASSAMEGRAEFL; this is translated from the coding sequence ATGGCAGAAACACTGATTGAAACAGCAGACAGCCTGGTCATTGACGGGGTGGAGATGACCTCGCGGCTCATCATGGGCACCGGAGGCGCTCCGAGCCTGGACGGTCTCGGCTCAGCCCTGATCGCGTCCGGCACCCAGCTGACCACAGTTGCGATGCGGCGCTATTCGCCTGCCGAAACGGGCTCGCTCTTCCAGCTGCTGGTGGACCACAACATCCGCGTGCTCCCCAACACCGCCGGCTGCTTCACGGCCCGGGATGCCGTCATGACGGCCGAGTTGGCCCGTGAGGCGCTGGAGACCGACTGGGTCAAGCTCGAGGTCATAGCGGACGAGCACACGCTGCTGCCTGACGCCGTGGAGCTGGTGGACGCCACCGAGCAGTTGGTCAATCGCGGCTTCAAGGTCTTCGCCTACACCAACGACGACCCTGTTCTGGCGCTCCGGCTCGAAAACCTGGGAGCCTCGGCCGTCATGCCGCTGGGAGCACCGATCGGCACGGGCCTGGGTATCCTCAATCCGCACAACATCGAACTCATCGTGTCGCGGGCTTCCATTCCCGTGGTCCTGGACGCGGGGATCGGCACCGCCTCTGACGCGGCACTGGCCATGGAGCTGGGCTGCGACGCCGTGCTGCTGGCCACCGCGGTCACCCGCGCGCAGAACCCCGCACTCATGGCCGAGGCCTTCAAACACGCCGTCATCGCCGGTAGGCTGGCGCGTGCGGCCGGGCGGATCCCGCGCCGTGAGCATGCCCTCGCGTCGTCGGCCATGGAGG
- a CDS encoding aminopeptidase P family protein, giving the protein MNSADNTHNGENTASQPLEERVNNRSQRPSSAAFKAFMASNWAPAPQVTPERDAVASHAAKRRRAISDQFKGERLVLPAGPLKVRSNDCDYRFRPHSGFAHLTGLGLDHEPDAVLIFEPVEEGKGDDGGSHRATLYFRPLAGRDTEQFYADARSGEFWIGARPTLAEFEARLGIPTAHIDELEVAVTKNVGAPEIGGVSIRLVRKVDENIDALVDTARYNTAKDPDNLDLGVLDALDEKLSEALSELRLTKDEWEIEQMQIAVAATVEGFAEVVKALPRALTHFRGERVVEGAFFARAREEGNELGYDTIAAAGNNATVLHWTRNTGKVNAGELLLLDAGVEADSLYTADITRTLPANGKFSDVQRKIYEAVLDAADAGFAAAQIGVKFRDIHTAATTVLAERLAEWGLLPVPVEEALGEDGQQHRRWMPHGTSHHLGLDVHDCAQAKRELYLDGVLREGMVFTIEPGLYFKQEDLAIPEEYRGIGVRIEDDILMTAEGPVNLSAALPRTADDVEAWMAGIYQEIDAKG; this is encoded by the coding sequence GTGAACTCTGCAGACAACACCCACAACGGTGAAAACACAGCTTCCCAGCCCCTGGAAGAGCGCGTCAACAACCGCTCCCAGCGGCCCAGTTCCGCGGCTTTCAAGGCCTTCATGGCCAGCAACTGGGCGCCCGCGCCGCAGGTGACCCCTGAACGGGACGCCGTCGCCAGCCACGCCGCGAAGAGGCGGCGGGCCATCTCCGACCAGTTCAAGGGTGAACGCCTGGTGCTTCCGGCCGGGCCCCTGAAGGTCCGGTCCAACGACTGCGACTACCGCTTCCGGCCGCACTCCGGCTTCGCCCACCTCACCGGCCTCGGGCTGGACCATGAGCCCGACGCCGTGCTCATCTTCGAACCTGTTGAGGAGGGAAAGGGCGACGACGGCGGCAGCCACCGCGCCACGCTCTACTTCCGGCCGCTGGCCGGACGGGACACCGAACAGTTCTACGCCGACGCGCGGTCGGGAGAGTTCTGGATCGGGGCTCGGCCGACGCTGGCCGAGTTTGAGGCCCGGCTCGGAATCCCTACGGCCCACATCGACGAACTCGAGGTGGCCGTCACCAAGAACGTCGGCGCCCCCGAGATCGGCGGCGTCTCCATCCGCCTGGTGCGCAAGGTGGACGAAAACATCGACGCGCTCGTGGACACCGCCCGCTACAACACCGCCAAGGACCCGGACAACCTGGACCTTGGCGTGCTGGACGCCCTCGACGAGAAGCTCTCCGAAGCACTCTCCGAGCTGCGCCTGACCAAGGACGAGTGGGAAATCGAGCAGATGCAGATCGCAGTGGCCGCAACGGTGGAGGGCTTCGCCGAAGTGGTCAAGGCGCTGCCCCGCGCCCTGACACACTTCCGCGGTGAGCGCGTAGTGGAAGGCGCCTTCTTCGCCCGTGCCCGGGAGGAAGGCAACGAACTTGGCTACGACACCATTGCCGCCGCCGGCAACAACGCCACCGTGCTCCACTGGACCCGCAACACCGGCAAGGTCAACGCCGGGGAACTCCTCCTGCTGGACGCCGGCGTTGAGGCGGATTCGCTCTACACCGCGGACATCACCCGCACGCTCCCGGCCAACGGCAAGTTCTCGGACGTGCAGCGCAAGATCTACGAAGCCGTCCTCGACGCAGCCGACGCCGGCTTCGCGGCCGCCCAGATCGGCGTGAAGTTCCGCGACATCCACACGGCCGCAACCACTGTCCTCGCGGAGCGCCTTGCCGAATGGGGCCTGCTCCCGGTCCCCGTCGAGGAAGCCCTCGGCGAGGACGGCCAGCAGCACCGGCGCTGGATGCCGCACGGCACCAGCCACCACCTCGGCCTCGACGTCCACGACTGCGCCCAGGCCAAGCGGGAACTTTACCTGGACGGCGTGCTGCGCGAGGGAATGGTCTTCACCATCGAACCGGGCCTGTACTTCAAGCAGGAAGACCTCGCCATTCCCGAGGAGTACCGAGGCATCGGCGTGCGCATCGAGGACGACATCCTGATGACAGCCGAGGGCCCCGTGAACCTCAGCGCGGCACTGCCCCGCACCGCGGACGACGTCGAGGCCTGGATGGCCGGCATCTACCAGGAGATCGACGCCAAGGGTTAA
- a CDS encoding ferritin-like fold-containing protein: MGTSSAGTARYDRFVADLFGVMAYGELSAFERLSSDARYSPTLHDRAVIGRIAVIEFQHYEHVSAKLAEMGVDVENAMLPFQSAVDHFHERTRPADWYESLMKAYVVDTVSADFYRAVARFVDPGTRDVIQQIQSSEEATGVLRERLRGALADDPRLASRLALWGRRLLGEAIMQAQRVGHEHAFLGELFVEAEPGATDATARELVRGITAEVAENHSRRMVQLGLSG; encoded by the coding sequence ATGGGCACATCCTCGGCTGGCACCGCTCGCTACGACCGCTTCGTCGCAGACCTGTTCGGCGTGATGGCGTACGGCGAACTGTCCGCGTTCGAACGGCTTTCCTCTGACGCCCGTTACTCACCCACACTGCATGACCGGGCCGTGATCGGCAGGATCGCGGTCATTGAATTCCAGCACTACGAACACGTGAGCGCCAAGCTGGCGGAGATGGGCGTCGACGTCGAAAATGCGATGCTGCCGTTCCAGTCGGCCGTGGACCACTTCCACGAACGGACCCGTCCGGCAGACTGGTACGAATCCCTGATGAAGGCCTATGTGGTGGACACGGTTTCCGCCGATTTCTACCGGGCGGTGGCCCGGTTCGTGGATCCCGGAACGCGTGACGTCATCCAGCAGATCCAGTCGTCGGAAGAGGCTACGGGCGTTCTCCGGGAGCGGCTCAGGGGAGCGCTGGCGGACGACCCCCGGCTCGCGTCCAGGCTCGCGCTCTGGGGCCGCCGGCTCTTGGGCGAGGCGATCATGCAGGCCCAGCGGGTGGGCCACGAACACGCGTTTCTTGGCGAGCTGTTCGTCGAGGCGGAGCCCGGCGCCACGGACGCCACCGCGCGCGAGCTGGTGCGGGGCATCACCGCCGAAGTCGCGGAAAACCACTCCCGGCGGATGGTCCAGCTGGGCCTGAGCGGGTAG
- a CDS encoding RNB domain-containing ribonuclease: MSHHRLSPSVHEQTNALADALSALRTELELPGGFPEDVLKEAEAAVADRQFPDLDLTGVNFLTIDPPSSTDLDQALFIERRGEGYRILYAIADVPSFVQPGGALDAETRRRGQTFYAPDGRIPLHPEVISENAGSLLAGQLCSAFVWEFELDAAAEVVSVVVRRAMVRSRAKLNYKGVQADLDAGTAPPVLQLLREVGRKRVDLERARGGASLNMPEQEIVQLPDGGYRIVAVPQLPVEDWNAQISLMTGMAAASLMLDGKVGILRTMPAPDERSLSHFKRQTAALGKPWDGQESYGEYLRTLDPTDHQQLAILHSAGMLFRGAGYTHFDGTVPEDAVQSAIGTAYAHTTAPLRRLVDRFVLVICEALSNNRPVPDWARQALPSLPEIMAYSDQLAARMERLALDTVEAALLINHIGQEFDAVVISGSKPAKNGNGNGAGNGNGNGKGPNGKGTNGSGPSGVVQIAEPAVTARCEGEMEPGTRVRVRLISSDITTREIRLGLVD; encoded by the coding sequence GTGTCACATCATCGTCTGTCGCCCAGCGTCCACGAGCAGACCAACGCGCTCGCGGACGCCCTGAGCGCGCTGCGGACGGAGCTGGAGCTTCCGGGGGGGTTCCCTGAGGATGTGCTCAAGGAGGCCGAAGCCGCCGTCGCGGACCGGCAGTTTCCGGACCTGGACCTGACCGGGGTGAACTTCCTGACCATCGATCCGCCGTCGTCCACCGACCTTGACCAGGCGCTGTTCATCGAACGCCGCGGCGAGGGCTACCGGATCCTCTACGCCATTGCCGACGTCCCGTCCTTCGTGCAGCCAGGTGGCGCGCTCGACGCCGAAACCCGCCGCCGCGGGCAGACCTTCTACGCCCCCGACGGCCGGATTCCGCTGCATCCGGAGGTCATCAGCGAGAACGCCGGCAGCCTGCTGGCCGGGCAGCTGTGCTCCGCCTTCGTCTGGGAGTTCGAGCTCGACGCCGCCGCCGAGGTGGTGTCCGTGGTGGTGCGCCGGGCGATGGTGCGCAGCCGCGCCAAGCTCAACTACAAGGGGGTCCAGGCGGACCTGGACGCCGGCACAGCACCTCCCGTTCTGCAGCTTCTGCGCGAGGTGGGGCGCAAGCGCGTGGATCTGGAGCGCGCCCGCGGCGGGGCCAGCCTGAACATGCCGGAGCAGGAGATCGTCCAGCTTCCCGACGGCGGCTACCGGATCGTGGCGGTGCCGCAACTTCCGGTGGAGGACTGGAACGCGCAGATTTCGCTGATGACCGGAATGGCCGCCGCGTCGCTGATGCTCGACGGCAAAGTGGGGATCCTGCGCACCATGCCTGCCCCCGATGAACGCTCACTCAGCCACTTCAAGCGGCAGACCGCCGCACTGGGCAAACCCTGGGACGGGCAGGAAAGCTACGGCGAGTACCTGCGCACCCTCGACCCCACGGACCACCAGCAGCTGGCTATCCTCCATTCGGCCGGCATGCTCTTCCGCGGGGCCGGGTACACGCACTTCGACGGAACGGTCCCGGAGGACGCGGTTCAGTCAGCCATCGGCACCGCGTATGCCCACACCACCGCCCCGCTTCGCCGCCTCGTGGACCGGTTCGTCCTGGTCATCTGCGAAGCATTGAGCAACAACCGGCCGGTACCAGACTGGGCCCGACAGGCGCTCCCTTCCCTGCCCGAAATCATGGCGTACTCCGACCAGCTGGCGGCAAGGATGGAACGGCTGGCCCTGGACACCGTGGAAGCCGCGCTGCTGATCAACCACATCGGGCAGGAGTTCGATGCCGTGGTGATCTCCGGGTCAAAGCCGGCCAAAAACGGCAACGGGAACGGCGCAGGCAACGGAAACGGGAACGGCAAGGGACCGAACGGCAAGGGGACCAACGGATCGGGCCCCTCCGGCGTGGTCCAGATCGCCGAACCGGCCGTGACGGCCAGGTGCGAGGGCGAAATGGAGCCCGGCACCAGGGTCCGCGTCCGCCTCATCTCCTCGGACATCACCACGAGGGAGATCCGCCTCGGGCTCGTCGACTGA
- a CDS encoding DEAD/DEAH box helicase — MSELHTHQLLSDDTGTETIEPEETIISDEKPHEIAEKSFADYNVRADIVESLADAGITHPFPIQAMTLPVALSGHDIIGQAKTGTGKTLGFGIPALQRVVGQDDPGFGKLPAPGAPQAMVIVPTRELAVQVANDLQTASRKRNARIATIYGGRAYEPQIEALQKGVEVVVGTPGRLIDLYKQKHLVLKNVKIVVLDEADEMLDLGFLPDVETLIAGTPAVRQTLLFSATMPGPVIAMARRYMTQPTHIRAADPDDEGLTKRDIRQLIYRAHSMDKTEVVARILQARGRGRTIIFTKTKRTAAKVAEELVDRGFAAAAIHGDLGQGAREQALRAFRNNKVDVLVATDVAARGIDVDDVTHVINYQCVEDEKIYLHRVGRTGRAGNKGTAVTFVDWDDMPRWSLINKALGLSVPEPIETYSSSPHLYEDLDIPEGTKGRLPRSKRTLAGVDAEVLEDLGETGKKNTRSGGRDAGRSASREGSRRGGDAGKRSGERRRRSSDSGADAGTGPTATATATVEDEQPARPRRNRTRTRRRNGEVVSGSESAATGSQPGGTEVP; from the coding sequence GTGAGTGAATTGCATACCCACCAGCTTCTCTCCGACGACACCGGCACCGAGACCATCGAGCCGGAAGAGACCATCATCTCGGACGAGAAGCCGCACGAAATAGCCGAAAAGTCCTTCGCCGACTACAACGTACGCGCCGACATCGTCGAGTCCCTCGCCGACGCCGGCATCACGCACCCCTTCCCCATCCAGGCCATGACCCTGCCCGTGGCGCTGTCCGGTCACGACATCATCGGCCAGGCCAAGACCGGCACCGGCAAGACCCTTGGCTTCGGCATTCCCGCCCTGCAGCGGGTGGTGGGCCAGGATGACCCGGGCTTCGGCAAACTGCCTGCCCCCGGGGCACCGCAGGCGATGGTGATTGTCCCGACCCGCGAACTGGCCGTCCAGGTGGCCAACGACCTGCAGACCGCATCCCGCAAGCGCAACGCCCGCATCGCCACCATCTACGGCGGCCGCGCGTATGAGCCACAGATCGAGGCTCTGCAGAAGGGCGTGGAAGTCGTTGTCGGCACTCCCGGCCGCCTCATCGACCTCTACAAGCAGAAGCACCTCGTGCTGAAGAACGTGAAGATCGTGGTCCTCGATGAAGCCGACGAGATGCTGGACCTCGGCTTCCTGCCCGACGTCGAGACCCTGATCGCGGGCACGCCAGCCGTCCGCCAGACCCTCCTGTTCTCCGCCACCATGCCCGGGCCCGTTATCGCCATGGCCCGCCGGTACATGACGCAGCCCACCCACATTCGCGCCGCCGATCCGGATGACGAAGGCCTCACCAAGCGTGACATCCGCCAGCTCATCTACCGTGCGCACAGCATGGACAAGACCGAGGTAGTTGCCCGCATCCTGCAGGCCCGCGGCCGCGGCCGCACCATCATCTTCACCAAGACCAAGCGCACGGCCGCCAAGGTTGCCGAGGAACTCGTCGACCGCGGCTTTGCCGCCGCCGCCATCCACGGCGACCTGGGCCAGGGCGCCCGCGAGCAGGCCCTCCGCGCCTTCCGCAACAACAAGGTGGACGTCCTTGTCGCCACCGACGTTGCCGCCCGCGGCATCGACGTCGACGATGTCACGCACGTCATCAACTACCAGTGCGTTGAGGACGAGAAGATCTACCTGCACCGCGTGGGCCGCACCGGCCGCGCGGGCAACAAGGGCACCGCCGTGACGTTCGTGGACTGGGACGACATGCCGCGTTGGAGCCTCATCAACAAAGCGCTGGGCCTGAGCGTTCCGGAGCCGATCGAAACGTACTCCTCGTCACCGCACCTGTACGAGGACCTGGACATCCCCGAAGGCACCAAGGGCCGGCTGCCGCGCAGCAAGCGGACCCTCGCCGGCGTCGACGCCGAAGTCCTCGAGGACCTGGGCGAGACCGGCAAGAAGAACACCCGTTCGGGCGGCCGCGATGCTGGCCGCTCCGCCAGCAGGGAAGGCAGCCGCCGCGGTGGTGACGCGGGCAAGCGTTCGGGCGAGCGCCGCCGTCGTTCTTCAGACTCCGGCGCGGATGCCGGCACCGGCCCCACTGCAACTGCAACTGCAACTGTTGAAGACGAGCAGCCGGCGCGCCCGCGCCGCAACCGCACCCGCACGCGCCGCCGCAACGGCGAAGTGGTCTCCGGCAGCGAATCCGCAGCAACCGGCTCGCAGCCGGGCGGCACCGAGGTCCCATAG
- a CDS encoding PHP domain-containing protein: MRIDLHAHSNVSDGTETPAEVMAAAAAAGLNVIALTDHDSTDGWEEASRAAIDNGVAVVPGMEISCRTEHGISVHLLSYLHDPTHPGLLEEISKAREARLTRAERMVTLLAEDYPLSWDDVIHHVAPGATLGRPHIADALVAAGVVADRSEAFTSILTSHSRYFVQHYAPEPALAVELVRAAGGVPVFAHPVASARGRIVGESTYHNMIDAGLAGLEVNHRDNPEEGREFLRKLAAQHGLLVTGSSDYHGLGKPNRLGENLTAPDVFERIEELGTGTAVVR, translated from the coding sequence GTGAGGATAGATCTGCACGCCCACTCGAATGTTTCCGACGGCACGGAAACTCCGGCTGAGGTCATGGCAGCCGCGGCGGCGGCAGGGCTGAACGTCATCGCGCTGACGGACCATGACTCCACGGACGGCTGGGAGGAAGCGTCCCGGGCGGCGATCGACAATGGAGTGGCAGTGGTGCCCGGCATGGAGATTTCCTGCCGGACGGAGCACGGGATCAGCGTCCACCTCCTGAGCTACCTGCATGACCCCACGCACCCGGGTCTGCTCGAAGAAATCTCGAAGGCCAGGGAAGCCCGACTCACCCGCGCCGAACGCATGGTCACGCTGCTGGCCGAGGATTACCCCCTGAGCTGGGACGATGTGATCCATCATGTCGCGCCGGGGGCCACGCTGGGACGGCCGCACATCGCCGACGCCCTGGTGGCGGCGGGAGTGGTGGCGGACCGTTCCGAGGCCTTCACCTCGATCCTCACCTCCCACTCCCGCTACTTCGTCCAGCACTACGCGCCGGAGCCGGCCCTCGCCGTCGAACTGGTCCGCGCCGCGGGCGGCGTACCTGTCTTTGCCCACCCCGTCGCCTCCGCGCGGGGTCGCATCGTGGGTGAAAGCACATACCACAACATGATCGACGCGGGCCTGGCCGGGCTGGAGGTCAACCACCGGGACAATCCGGAAGAGGGCCGGGAATTCCTGCGGAAGCTGGCCGCCCAGCACGGGCTCCTGGTGACCGGATCCTCGGACTATCACGGCCTGGGCAAGCCGAACCGGCTGGGCGAGAACCTGACCGCGCCGGACGTGTTCGAGCGGATCGAGGAGCTGGGCACGGGCACCGCCGTCGTGCGATAG